The following are from one region of the Chiloscyllium punctatum isolate Juve2018m chromosome 24, sChiPun1.3, whole genome shotgun sequence genome:
- the LOC140494390 gene encoding ubiquitin domain-containing protein TINCR-like, whose translation MNTMQKLMAHWMRCDVCVQLPDGQRMVTIRVRPNDTIKRLRLHLVRQGVTSWKMDFTYRGNQLGENETLEENHITTGSVLILVRNE comes from the exons ATGAACACCATGCAGAAGCTGATGGCTCACTGGATGCGATGTGATGTCTGTGTCCAACTTCCTGATGGTCAGCGGATGGTCACTATCCGGGTCAGGCCAAATGACACCATCAAACGTCTCCGGCTACACTTGGTGAGGCAAGGAGTCACATCCTGGAAGATGGATTTCACGTACAGAGGCAATCAACTGGGAGAAAATGAGACACTGGAAGAAAACCACATCACAACAGGATCAGTGCTTATATTAGTCAGGAATG AATGA